One region of Clostridiales bacterium genomic DNA includes:
- a CDS encoding MFS transporter, with product MENNKNYMKGFVPYAIAAAILSLCGGFTASVPTAISTAWDADSSLTFITLAYSLAAAAMAPILGKLGGVIGRRKMLLSAMGLYTVGQALIAICPQNIPLLLVFRFMVGIGAAGIAPVVMSYIMMEFPPEKMGQGFTVYMAVACGMVIFGPTVGGIIMKVIGTANAWRIVMWVCVALCVITFLICFAKVKDNPNIPKGTMQGFDWAGAVFVLLMFGALVCVPTFGQQNGWASAATLASIGVAVVGLIVLFLVEKKASNPILNGKFMARKNFVLPVLVMLLTQGLMTACLTEIIRFGYAIDKATVAAVAMSIEYLGMAIGTVVLGPMADKKEPKVVAAIALVFVAIGSLIMLFIGENAGILMMGGALFFVGLGIGGNGTIFMKVALSGVAPAESSSASGTYNVFRDMTAPFGVAIFVPMFVTGMTKKAATGMAVPAAAASALHSVALVQLICVIVGIVVCFLIPSVHKKAEAAKE from the coding sequence ATGGAAAACAACAAAAATTATATGAAAGGCTTTGTGCCCTACGCTATTGCGGCGGCGATCCTGAGCCTTTGCGGCGGCTTCACCGCTTCGGTGCCGACCGCGATCTCCACGGCCTGGGATGCCGACTCGTCCCTGACCTTCATCACGCTGGCTTACTCCCTGGCTGCCGCCGCCATGGCGCCGATCCTGGGCAAGCTCGGCGGCGTGATTGGCCGCAGAAAGATGCTGCTGAGTGCCATGGGCCTTTACACGGTCGGCCAGGCTCTCATCGCCATCTGCCCGCAGAACATCCCGCTGCTGCTCGTGTTCCGCTTCATGGTCGGTATCGGCGCTGCCGGCATCGCCCCGGTCGTCATGTCCTACATCATGATGGAGTTCCCGCCCGAGAAGATGGGCCAGGGCTTCACGGTCTACATGGCAGTTGCCTGCGGCATGGTCATCTTTGGACCCACCGTCGGCGGCATCATCATGAAGGTCATCGGAACGGCCAATGCATGGCGCATCGTCATGTGGGTCTGCGTCGCGCTGTGCGTGATCACGTTCCTGATCTGCTTTGCAAAGGTCAAGGATAACCCGAACATCCCCAAAGGCACCATGCAGGGCTTTGACTGGGCAGGCGCCGTGTTCGTCCTGCTCATGTTCGGTGCGCTCGTCTGCGTGCCCACCTTCGGCCAGCAGAACGGCTGGGCCAGCGCTGCGACGCTTGCGTCCATCGGCGTGGCCGTCGTTGGCCTCATCGTCCTCTTCCTGGTTGAGAAGAAGGCCTCCAACCCGATCCTCAACGGCAAGTTCATGGCTCGTAAGAACTTTGTGCTCCCCGTGCTGGTCATGCTCCTGACCCAGGGCCTTATGACCGCCTGCCTGACCGAGATCATCCGCTTCGGTTATGCCATCGACAAGGCCACCGTCGCTGCGGTTGCCATGAGCATTGAGTACCTCGGCATGGCGATCGGCACCGTCGTCCTCGGCCCCATGGCCGACAAGAAGGAGCCGAAGGTCGTGGCTGCCATCGCGCTCGTGTTTGTCGCCATCGGCTCTCTGATCATGCTCTTCATCGGCGAGAATGCCGGCATCCTCATGATGGGCGGCGCTCTGTTCTTTGTCGGTCTCGGCATCGGCGGCAACGGCACCATCTTCATGAAGGTCGCCCTGTCCGGTGTTGCTCCGGCTGAGTCCTCCTCCGCTTCCGGCACGTACAACGTGTTCCGTGATATGACTGCTCCGTTCGGTGTTGCCATCTTCGTGCCCATGTTCGTCACGGGCATGACCAAAAAGGCCGCCACCGGCATGGCAGTGCCCGCAGCTGCCGCCAGCGCGCTGCACTCCGTGGCGCTCGTGCAGCTCATCTGTGTCATCGTCGGTATCGTGGTCTGCTTCCTGATCCCGAGCGTGCACAAGAAGGCAGAAGCTGCCAAAGAGTAA
- a CDS encoding CoA transferase: MKEIDNKLTQKFDEYPSFGVLKGVKVFVTGTNIAGPFAGCLMAEMGAKVLQAEAPTIACQTRGTLAWSQNHRNEYSITINSASPAGKKIFLKCVEWADIWIEAGRPGSYAKRGLTDEVCWKHNKKLAIVHVSGYGQFGPAKNKPSYDVSGQAMGGYMYMNGVSPTSGPLKVNPYLSDYITAYNACMVALAGYINAKNSGEGDSCDVAQYDTMFRLLDNYPANWFNKGYPKQGEPVPFRTGNKSDQAACFSFYDTKEGNAMFVAIVGQGPVTRGYPIIGMGKPGVTEGIPKNCTGFPLFDPRGKKADELCAKFCAEHTCDEIEEIFNKAGIPCQRAYGPADIEKDPQYEARENIVEWDDQCFGKMKGIGVTNIFKKNPSQIVASAPCFGEHNREVLKDFGYTDEEIDALYKKGELATWTPADTARIKNFVEWHFFWDPERQAKRIGLEYPPKK, encoded by the coding sequence ATGAAAGAAATCGACAACAAACTGACTCAGAAATTCGACGAGTATCCTTCCTTCGGCGTTCTCAAGGGCGTCAAGGTCTTCGTGACCGGCACGAACATCGCCGGCCCCTTCGCCGGCTGCCTCATGGCCGAGATGGGCGCGAAGGTCCTGCAGGCCGAGGCTCCGACCATCGCCTGCCAGACCCGCGGCACCCTCGCGTGGAGCCAGAACCACCGCAACGAGTACTCCATCACCATCAACTCCGCCAGCCCCGCCGGCAAGAAGATCTTCCTCAAGTGCGTCGAGTGGGCTGACATCTGGATCGAGGCCGGCCGTCCGGGCTCCTATGCCAAGCGCGGCCTGACCGACGAAGTCTGCTGGAAGCACAATAAGAAGCTCGCCATCGTGCACGTGTCCGGCTACGGCCAGTTCGGCCCGGCCAAGAACAAGCCCTCCTACGACGTCTCCGGTCAGGCCATGGGCGGCTACATGTACATGAACGGCGTCTCCCCGACGTCCGGCCCGCTGAAGGTCAACCCGTACCTGTCCGACTACATCACCGCTTACAACGCCTGCATGGTCGCGCTCGCCGGCTACATCAACGCCAAGAACAGCGGCGAGGGTGATTCCTGCGACGTCGCGCAGTACGACACCATGTTCCGCCTGCTCGACAACTACCCGGCCAACTGGTTCAACAAGGGCTACCCGAAGCAGGGCGAGCCCGTGCCCTTCCGCACCGGCAACAAGAGCGACCAGGCTGCCTGCTTCTCGTTCTACGACACGAAGGAAGGCAACGCCATGTTTGTCGCGATCGTCGGTCAGGGCCCTGTCACCCGCGGTTACCCGATCATCGGCATGGGCAAGCCCGGCGTCACCGAGGGCATCCCGAAGAACTGCACCGGCTTCCCGCTGTTTGACCCCCGCGGCAAGAAGGCGGACGAGCTGTGCGCGAAGTTCTGCGCCGAGCACACCTGCGACGAGATCGAGGAGATCTTCAACAAGGCCGGCATCCCGTGCCAGCGCGCTTACGGCCCGGCCGACATCGAGAAGGATCCGCAGTACGAGGCCCGCGAGAACATCGTCGAGTGGGATGACCAGTGCTTCGGCAAGATGAAGGGCATCGGCGTCACGAACATCTTCAAGAAGAACCCGTCCCAGATCGTGGCTTCCGCGCCGTGCTTCGGCGAGCACAACCGCGAGGTTCTCAAGGACTTTGGCTACACCGACGAGGAGATCGACGCGCTCTACAAGAAGGGCGAGCTCGCGACTTGGACGCCGGCGGACACCGCCCGCATCAAGAACTTCGTTGAGTGGCACTTCTTCTGGGATCCGGAGCGTCAGGCCAAGCGCATCGGCCTGGAGTATCCCCCGAAAAAGTAA
- a CDS encoding CoA transferase, with translation MSFKKIDCNLTQKFSEYPDFGVLNGVKVFVSGTAIAGPFAGCLMAEMGAKVLQSEAPKISCGTRGTTSWSQNHRNEYSITCNPRTPAGKKIFKKCLEWADIWIESSKAGTYAKMGLTDEVCWGVNSKLCIVHVSGYGQTGPYKSKASYDVSGQAMGGYMYMNGVSPTDVPLKVNPYLSDYVTAYNACMTALSAYIHALKTGKGESCDVAQYDTMFRLLDNYPVLWYNKGYPKDGEPVPYRTGNHSDLAACFSFYTTKDNKQLFVAINGPGPVEKGYPIIGVGTPGVTPGLPKGIPGFPLNTPMGQKADQALTDFCAKHTCAELEEIFNKVGIPNQRAYEPGDIENDPQYAERENLVEWEDQIFGEMKGIGITNRFKNNPSQIVASAPCFGEHNREVLQEFGYTDKEIDDLYKKGEIVTWTPADTARIRHLPDWGFFWDTERQCERIGMEWPLKDE, from the coding sequence ATGAGTTTCAAAAAAATTGACTGCAACCTCACGCAGAAGTTCAGCGAATACCCCGACTTCGGCGTTCTCAACGGTGTCAAGGTCTTTGTGTCCGGCACGGCCATCGCCGGCCCCTTTGCCGGCTGCCTGATGGCGGAAATGGGTGCGAAGGTGCTCCAGTCCGAGGCGCCCAAGATCTCCTGCGGCACGCGCGGGACGACCAGCTGGTCGCAGAACCACCGCAACGAGTACTCTATCACGTGCAACCCGCGCACGCCCGCCGGCAAGAAGATCTTCAAAAAGTGCCTCGAGTGGGCCGATATCTGGATCGAGTCCAGCAAGGCCGGCACCTATGCCAAGATGGGCCTCACCGATGAGGTCTGCTGGGGTGTCAACAGCAAGCTGTGCATCGTGCACGTCTCCGGCTACGGCCAGACGGGCCCGTATAAGTCCAAGGCATCCTACGACGTTTCCGGTCAGGCCATGGGCGGTTATATGTACATGAACGGCGTGTCCCCGACGGATGTGCCGCTGAAGGTCAACCCCTATCTGTCTGACTATGTCACGGCCTACAACGCCTGCATGACCGCACTGTCGGCTTACATCCACGCGCTCAAGACTGGCAAGGGCGAGTCCTGCGACGTTGCGCAGTACGACACCATGTTCCGTCTGCTGGATAACTATCCGGTGCTCTGGTACAACAAGGGCTACCCGAAAGACGGCGAGCCCGTGCCGTACCGAACCGGCAACCACTCCGACCTTGCGGCCTGCTTCTCATTCTACACCACGAAGGACAACAAGCAGCTCTTTGTCGCCATCAATGGCCCCGGCCCGGTCGAGAAGGGCTATCCCATCATCGGCGTCGGCACGCCGGGCGTGACGCCGGGTCTGCCGAAGGGCATCCCCGGCTTCCCGCTCAACACCCCCATGGGGCAGAAGGCGGATCAGGCGCTCACGGATTTCTGCGCGAAGCACACCTGCGCCGAGCTCGAGGAGATCTTCAACAAGGTCGGCATTCCGAACCAGCGTGCCTATGAGCCGGGCGATATCGAAAACGACCCGCAGTACGCCGAGCGCGAGAACCTTGTCGAGTGGGAAGACCAGATCTTCGGCGAGATGAAGGGCATCGGTATCACGAACCGCTTCAAGAACAACCCCTCGCAGATCGTGGCATCCGCGCCGTGCTTCGGCGAGCACAACCGCGAGGTGCTGCAGGAGTTCGGATACACCGATAAGGAGATCGACGACCTCTACAAGAAGGGCGAGATCGTGACGTGGACGCCGGCGGACACCGCCCGCATCCGTCACCTGCCCGATTGGGGCTTCTTCTGGGATACCGAGCGCCAGTGTGAGCGCATCGGCATGGAGTGGCCGCTCAAGGACGAGTGA
- a CDS encoding SDR family oxidoreductase, protein MGRLDGKVCFVTGAGSGIGAKTAELFAHEGASVIMADMHEENLNKVAANIRAAGGEVMTAVVNITDNDAVKAAFAAGVEKYGKIDALANIAGVLDVAMRPIDDFLTSDLDTTLTVNVKGTMYVTRAAVKQFIAQGYGTIATVASVGGVNGNGSAAYTVSKGAEVALTKHIALRFANGEQKIRANCVCPGTVMTPMTTRAMKARGKYTKAAKAMQASTAKHSTLDVGTCSDLDIAKILLFLCSDDSAPLNGQALVADYGANL, encoded by the coding sequence ATGGGTAGACTTGATGGAAAAGTCTGTTTCGTCACCGGTGCCGGTTCCGGCATTGGCGCCAAGACTGCCGAGCTCTTCGCACACGAGGGCGCAAGCGTCATCATGGCGGATATGCATGAAGAAAACCTCAACAAGGTCGCGGCCAACATCCGGGCTGCGGGCGGCGAGGTCATGACGGCTGTCGTCAACATCACCGACAATGACGCTGTGAAGGCGGCGTTTGCGGCCGGTGTGGAAAAGTACGGAAAGATCGACGCGCTGGCCAATATCGCAGGTGTGCTCGATGTCGCCATGCGGCCGATCGACGATTTTCTTACCAGCGATCTCGACACGACCCTGACCGTGAACGTCAAGGGCACGATGTACGTTACCCGCGCGGCTGTCAAGCAGTTCATCGCGCAGGGCTACGGCACGATCGCGACCGTCGCCTCCGTCGGCGGCGTGAACGGCAACGGCAGCGCAGCCTACACGGTCTCGAAGGGCGCGGAGGTCGCGCTGACCAAGCACATCGCGCTGCGCTTTGCCAACGGCGAGCAGAAGATCCGCGCCAACTGCGTGTGCCCCGGCACGGTCATGACCCCCATGACCACGCGCGCCATGAAGGCCAGAGGCAAGTACACGAAGGCCGCCAAGGCCATGCAGGCCTCCACCGCAAAGCATTCCACGCTCGACGTGGGCACGTGCTCGGATCTCGACATTGCCAAGATCCTGCTGTTTTTGTGCAGCGACGATTCTGCGCCGCTCAACGGTCAGGCGCTCGTTGCCGATTACGGCGCAAACCTCTGA
- a CDS encoding SDR family oxidoreductase: MSNRLEGKVALVTACTRGIGRAIADLFVDEGAKVYYACRNMETGKAAVEAARARGGQAELVYFEAHDPATHRSMIDECIAKEGRLDVLVNNFGESNPRKDLDITKCTYKEFEKTVCVDLSTVFNACQQALNKAMIKQHSGSIINIGSVAAVCPDRTQVGYGVAKSGINHLSRQMARQVAHAGVRVNVLNPGIIATEAVAKHLTPETQSRYTTNCMIKHLGEPIDIAYMALYLASDESKYVTAHVMNVSGGWM; encoded by the coding sequence ATGAGTAACCGTTTGGAAGGAAAAGTCGCGCTGGTCACGGCGTGCACCCGCGGCATCGGCCGCGCGATCGCAGACCTGTTCGTCGATGAGGGCGCGAAGGTCTACTATGCCTGCCGCAACATGGAGACCGGTAAGGCTGCCGTTGAGGCCGCCAGAGCCCGCGGCGGTCAGGCCGAGCTTGTCTACTTTGAGGCACACGACCCCGCCACGCACAGAAGCATGATCGACGAGTGCATCGCCAAGGAAGGCCGCCTCGACGTGCTGGTCAACAACTTCGGCGAATCCAACCCCCGCAAGGACCTCGACATCACCAAGTGCACCTACAAGGAGTTTGAAAAGACCGTCTGCGTGGATCTCTCGACCGTGTTCAACGCCTGCCAGCAGGCGCTCAACAAGGCCATGATCAAGCAGCACTCCGGCAGCATCATCAACATCGGCTCCGTCGCTGCCGTGTGCCCCGATCGCACGCAGGTCGGCTACGGTGTCGCCAAGTCCGGCATCAACCACCTCAGCCGCCAGATGGCGCGTCAGGTCGCGCACGCGGGTGTGCGCGTCAACGTGCTCAACCCCGGCATCATCGCCACGGAGGCCGTCGCCAAGCATCTCACGCCCGAGACGCAGTCGCGCTACACGACCAACTGCATGATCAAGCACCTCGGCGAGCCCATCGACATTGCCTACATGGCGCTGTATCTCGCCTCCGACGAGTCGAAGTACGTCACGGCGCATGTGATGAATGTCTCCGGCGGCTGGATGTAA
- a CDS encoding flavin reductase family protein, which yields MSIRVKSFLKDVGGAGRVTEARREKLKNASAVPDPKDPIRDLAGKLHPSEMQLRVTDIRDASPTAKTFRFEAADGHIPVFQCGQFVNFRLKIGESLLTRPYTISSAPYEARGEHPFFEITVRRNVPYLVPDYFFENVHVGDVLTGALPFGTFYWEPLRDTTELVALAGGSGITPFYAMAKEIAHGKMHGCRLTILYGSVKSDDIVLKDELDQICAECPDVKVVHVLSDDPDWPGEHGFITREIIEKYAAPNSTFLFCGPLAMFRFVRKALEDMGVPQRRFRHDVVNNPADISTLPGYPKGTEEKTFRITVVRGIHEDVIDARASESVAVALERSAIPVDTHCRNGECGFCRSQLLGGDIFVSPIGDGRRAMDKELGWFHACSAYPLSDLKIKIPIM from the coding sequence ATGAGTATTCGAGTCAAGAGCTTTCTGAAAGACGTCGGCGGCGCGGGCCGCGTCACCGAGGCGCGCCGCGAAAAGCTGAAAAACGCATCCGCCGTGCCGGATCCGAAAGACCCCATCCGGGATCTGGCCGGCAAGCTACACCCGAGTGAGATGCAGCTGCGCGTCACGGACATCCGCGATGCGTCCCCGACGGCAAAAACGTTCCGCTTCGAGGCCGCGGACGGGCACATTCCGGTGTTCCAGTGCGGCCAGTTCGTGAACTTCCGCCTGAAGATCGGCGAGAGCCTGCTCACGCGGCCGTATACGATCTCCTCCGCGCCGTACGAAGCGCGCGGCGAGCACCCGTTTTTCGAGATCACCGTGCGCCGCAACGTGCCGTACCTCGTGCCGGACTACTTCTTTGAAAACGTCCATGTCGGCGATGTGCTCACGGGCGCGCTGCCGTTCGGCACGTTCTATTGGGAGCCGCTGCGCGACACGACCGAGCTCGTCGCGCTGGCCGGCGGCAGCGGCATCACGCCGTTTTACGCCATGGCCAAGGAGATCGCCCACGGCAAGATGCACGGCTGCAGGCTGACGATCCTCTATGGTTCGGTCAAGTCGGACGATATCGTGCTCAAGGATGAGCTGGATCAGATCTGCGCCGAATGTCCGGACGTCAAAGTCGTGCATGTGCTCTCCGACGACCCCGACTGGCCGGGCGAGCACGGCTTTATCACGCGCGAGATCATCGAAAAATACGCCGCGCCCAACAGCACGTTCCTGTTCTGCGGCCCGCTGGCCATGTTCCGGTTCGTGCGCAAGGCGCTCGAGGACATGGGCGTGCCGCAGCGCCGCTTCCGCCACGACGTGGTGAATAACCCGGCCGATATCTCCACCCTGCCGGGCTACCCGAAGGGTACGGAGGAAAAAACGTTTCGCATCACCGTCGTGCGCGGCATTCACGAAGATGTGATCGATGCCAGGGCGAGCGAATCCGTCGCCGTCGCGCTCGAGCGCAGCGCCATCCCGGTCGATACCCACTGCCGCAACGGCGAGTGCGGTTTCTGCCGCAGCCAGCTGCTCGGCGGCGACATCTTCGTGTCCCCCATCGGCGACGGCCGCCGCGCCATGGACAAGGAACTCGGCTGGTTCCACGCCTGCTCAGCCTACCCGCTGAGCGATCTGAAGATCAAAATTCCGATTATGTAA
- a CDS encoding FAD-dependent oxidoreductase: MRFYKDHYDVVIIGGALAGMAAALQLQAKGVRDILILEKHNMPGGVATDYMRDGFEMEASLHEMMSIGPKGKRLKVGQFFDDMGIDIDWLPVPEPYRVVVPGEGIDTVLHDGYEHMARDIDAACPGTYDKVLEFIRLCRRVYDSMDVISVTPMSKLRMLREHPDFVRVAGYSASEVIRTFDLPQKAVDMLTPYWIYVGEPMDNLPFTIYAYCMADYFAGSYVPRHRSHEMSMRMQQKVEENGAQFELRQEVEKILVKDGKVRGVRTKRGDEIACDYVICGAYPNRVYTQMIEPLSEVPAGAIRFVNGNRLNVCPVSVMLILEGTPEENGITNYNTFSGDTMDTNAIWRNNCNLTEPYNFLTTVCLNYANPDCVPAGYTHLSITNLVPVDPFLGVKEEEYYDLKRCLANEMMEQYIKIGGVDFRGRIAEIEVSTPMTISHYVGAWKGSIYGYSHSMDNHVVAKKTMMAEDHFIDGLEFAGAHAVAGDGQGPQITNGRAAAKAVLDAMAAKEAAK; encoded by the coding sequence TTGCGTTTTTACAAAGACCACTATGATGTCGTCATCATCGGCGGCGCACTGGCCGGCATGGCGGCCGCCCTGCAGCTGCAGGCCAAGGGCGTGCGGGACATTCTGATCCTCGAAAAGCACAACATGCCCGGCGGTGTCGCCACGGACTACATGCGCGACGGCTTTGAGATGGAGGCCTCGCTGCATGAGATGATGTCCATCGGCCCGAAAGGTAAGCGGCTGAAGGTCGGCCAGTTTTTTGACGACATGGGCATTGACATCGACTGGCTGCCGGTGCCGGAGCCGTACCGCGTCGTCGTGCCCGGTGAGGGCATCGACACCGTGCTGCACGACGGCTACGAGCACATGGCGCGCGACATTGACGCCGCCTGCCCCGGCACTTACGACAAGGTGCTGGAATTCATCCGCCTCTGCCGCCGCGTGTACGACAGCATGGACGTCATATCCGTGACACCGATGAGCAAGCTGCGCATGCTGCGCGAGCACCCGGACTTTGTGCGCGTGGCGGGCTACAGCGCCTCGGAAGTCATCCGGACCTTTGACCTGCCGCAGAAGGCGGTCGATATGCTCACGCCGTACTGGATCTACGTCGGCGAGCCGATGGACAATCTCCCATTCACGATCTACGCCTACTGCATGGCGGACTATTTTGCCGGCAGCTATGTGCCGCGCCACCGCTCGCACGAGATGAGCATGCGCATGCAGCAGAAGGTCGAGGAAAACGGCGCGCAGTTCGAGCTGCGGCAAGAAGTCGAAAAGATCCTCGTCAAAGACGGCAAGGTCCGCGGCGTGCGCACGAAGCGCGGAGACGAGATCGCCTGCGACTATGTCATCTGCGGCGCGTACCCGAACCGCGTCTACACGCAGATGATCGAGCCACTGAGCGAAGTGCCCGCCGGCGCCATCCGGTTCGTCAACGGCAACCGCCTGAATGTCTGCCCCGTGTCGGTCATGCTCATTCTCGAGGGCACGCCCGAGGAAAACGGCATCACAAACTACAACACCTTCTCCGGCGACACGATGGACACGAACGCCATCTGGCGCAACAACTGCAACCTGACCGAACCGTACAACTTCCTGACGACCGTGTGCCTCAACTATGCCAACCCTGACTGCGTGCCGGCCGGCTATACGCACCTGTCGATCACGAATCTGGTGCCGGTCGACCCGTTCCTTGGCGTCAAGGAGGAGGAATACTACGATCTCAAGCGCTGCCTGGCCAATGAGATGATGGAGCAGTACATCAAGATCGGCGGCGTGGACTTCCGCGGCCGCATCGCCGAGATCGAGGTCTCCACGCCCATGACGATCTCCCACTACGTCGGCGCGTGGAAGGGCAGCATCTACGGCTACTCACACTCCATGGACAACCACGTGGTCGCCAAGAAGACCATGATGGCGGAAGATCACTTCATCGACGGGCTGGAGTTTGCCGGCGCACACGCCGTGGCCGGCGACGGGCAGGGCCCGCAGATCACCAACGGCAGAGCCGCGGCCAAGGCCGTGCTCGACGCGATGGCAGCAAAGGAGGCAGCGAAATGA
- a CDS encoding GntR family transcriptional regulator, whose protein sequence is MRFQTIVAPTITELFERQIQGMILSGQVEPGEKLPTEAELAENMHISKSAVHAGIKNLERMGFLRVSPRHGVYVADWAECGNVDTLISILKYRDGKLDMATTASLLQTRNVIEGLAVRLFVPKRTDDDIAVLRTIIRDFRQAAQQPRADVDKLAELACSFHRYICFKSGNNVVPLIVNGFHDVNIVLWAQWVRSVGPRAAGDVLEDFLYFVTQGDAEGAIALFDTNTDEFVSRLVDV, encoded by the coding sequence ATGCGTTTTCAGACCATCGTTGCGCCAACAATCACGGAGTTGTTCGAGCGGCAGATCCAGGGCATGATCCTCTCCGGCCAGGTGGAGCCGGGGGAAAAGCTGCCCACGGAAGCGGAGCTGGCCGAGAATATGCACATCAGCAAGAGCGCCGTGCACGCCGGCATCAAGAATCTGGAGCGGATGGGCTTTCTGCGCGTGTCGCCGCGGCACGGGGTGTATGTTGCCGACTGGGCCGAGTGCGGCAACGTGGACACGCTCATCTCCATATTAAAATACCGCGACGGCAAGCTCGACATGGCGACGACGGCGTCGCTGCTGCAGACGCGCAATGTCATTGAGGGGCTCGCGGTGCGGCTGTTCGTGCCCAAGCGCACGGACGATGATATTGCGGTGCTGCGCACGATCATCCGTGATTTCCGGCAGGCCGCGCAGCAGCCGCGCGCGGACGTGGACAAGCTCGCAGAGCTGGCCTGTTCGTTCCACCGGTATATCTGCTTTAAGAGCGGCAACAACGTCGTGCCGCTCATCGTCAACGGTTTCCATGATGTGAATATCGTCCTCTGGGCGCAGTGGGTGCGCTCGGTCGGGCCGCGCGCCGCGGGCGATGTGCTGGAGGATTTTCTCTATTTCGTCACGCAGGGGGACGCCGAGGGCGCCATCGCACTCTTCGATACGAATACGGACGAATTCGTCTCCCGGCTCGTGGACGTGTGA
- the pyrH gene encoding UMP kinase produces METGPKYKRILLKISGEALAGEQKTGLDFGVIGQVCDVIKSCTELGVQVGVVIGGGNFWRGVKNGEGKMARSRADHMGMLATVMNCLAVSDVMEQKGIPVRVQTAVEMSTFAEHYTWERAVAHLEEGKVVLFGAGSGCPYFSTDTAAVLRAAEIGADAILLAKNIDGVYSADPHVDPGAVKYDAITYDEVLAKHLAVMDLTATSLAMENDIPVVVFALADPQNIVRAVMGESVGTVVTK; encoded by the coding sequence ATGGAAACAGGACCCAAATATAAACGCATCCTGCTCAAGATCAGCGGCGAAGCGCTGGCCGGCGAGCAGAAGACGGGGCTGGATTTCGGCGTCATCGGGCAGGTGTGCGATGTCATCAAGTCCTGCACCGAACTGGGCGTGCAGGTAGGCGTCGTCATCGGCGGCGGCAACTTCTGGCGCGGCGTGAAAAACGGCGAGGGCAAGATGGCTCGCTCGCGCGCCGACCACATGGGCATGCTCGCCACCGTCATGAACTGTCTGGCCGTGTCTGACGTCATGGAGCAGAAGGGCATCCCCGTGCGTGTGCAGACGGCCGTCGAAATGTCGACATTTGCCGAGCACTATACCTGGGAGCGCGCCGTGGCGCATCTGGAAGAGGGCAAGGTCGTGCTCTTCGGCGCGGGCAGCGGCTGCCCGTATTTTTCGACCGACACGGCCGCCGTGCTGCGCGCCGCCGAGATCGGCGCGGACGCGATCCTGCTTGCCAAGAACATCGACGGCGTCTACAGCGCCGATCCGCACGTCGATCCCGGTGCCGTGAAGTACGACGCCATCACCTATGACGAGGTGCTGGCAAAGCATCTGGCCGTCATGGATCTGACGGCGACGTCGCTGGCCATGGAAAACGACATTCCGGTCGTCGTCTTCGCGCTGGCTGATCCGCAGAATATTGTCCGTGCCGTGATGGGCGAGTCCGTCGGCACGGTCGTGACCAAATAA
- the frr gene encoding ribosome recycling factor, with translation MSTDYTEFESKMKKTASVLTEQYDSVRAGKANPAVLDRITVDYYGSPTPIQQIASVSTPDARSLLIQPWDASVLKGIEKAILASDLGLNPQNDGRTIRLIFPALTEERRRDLVKQVKKYGEEAKVAVRNIRRDAMDKFKAQKKKSEITEDDLKIIEKDLQKLTDDYIKEVERIADEKEKELMEI, from the coding sequence ATGTCTACCGATTATACCGAGTTTGAGTCCAAAATGAAAAAGACCGCTTCGGTCCTCACCGAGCAGTATGATTCCGTCCGCGCCGGCAAGGCCAACCCCGCCGTACTCGACCGCATCACGGTCGATTACTACGGCTCTCCCACGCCCATCCAGCAGATCGCATCCGTCAGCACGCCGGACGCCCGCTCGCTGCTCATCCAGCCGTGGGACGCATCCGTGCTCAAGGGCATTGAAAAGGCCATCCTGGCGTCGGATCTGGGCCTGAATCCCCAGAACGACGGCCGCACCATCCGCCTGATCTTCCCCGCGCTGACCGAGGAGCGCCGCCGCGACCTCGTCAAGCAGGTCAAGAAGTACGGCGAAGAGGCCAAGGTCGCCGTGCGCAACATCCGCCGCGACGCGATGGACAAGTTCAAGGCGCAGAAGAAAAAGTCCGAGATCACCGAGGACGACCTCAAGATCATCGAGAAGGATCTACAGAAGCTGACCGATGATTACATCAAGGAAGTCGAGCGCATCGCCGACGAAAAAGAGAAGGAGCTCATGGAGATCTGA